agaattttGGTGTATGAATACATGTCAAATGGAAGACTTTCTGATTGGTTGAATGATGATACTACAAAATTAGGATGGACAAGGGTTATTAAAATTGCACTTGGTGTAGCAAGAGGTTTATGTTGTCTTCATCATAGTTTGCATATGGTTCATCTTAGTATAAGCTTAGAGTGTATCTTGTTAGGGGATGATTTCGAGCCGAAAATATCCAATTTTGGAGGGGCCATGTTTATGAATAATGATTTGAACAAAAGCATAAGATTTGAGAAGAAGGATGTTTATGACTTTGGTTGTTTTCTTTTTGAGTTGATTAAGGGGAATAAATTTGGCCAAAGACATGATTGTTTAGGCAATAATAATGTTCCGTTCGCGACGTACACATATCCAAATCATATGAACCTATTGGAGGACCATTTTGGGTTCTATGATGCAATGGATGAAACACTAAACAAGATAGAATTTGAAGATGAGGTATCTGCTCTTCTTAGAGTTGCATGTGATTGTGTTCATCCTATCCATGAAAAAAGGCCTACTATGCTTGAGGTGTACAATAAGATGGGAAGCATATGGGAGAAAGATGAGATTTTTGAAGATCATGACCAATTTGGATTAATGCATAACTCTTAAGTAATTGACACTATTTGTGCAAACCTTCAATTAAATTCAAATGTCCACATTCATGGTATCATGGAAATGCTTGCTAAGCTTTGGGGAGATGAGGATGAGGAAGAAAATGTCTCTCTTTGCATAGAAGATGAATAAATATGTTAATTATAAAGTTGATAATTTTACTATAGTTTTGTCTAAGTCTCAAAAGTAAAACTTGAGAAATAATTTGGGATCACTTTATTTTACAAGAAATTGTTCAACTAATATCACAAACTTGATGTAACTCAATTGCAAATCACAGATTTTTTGGTGTTCAATAGTGACAACAAGTTTAGAGGTAAGACCTCATATTTTAATCTTAAGGCTCCCAAAATTTTGATGCATGATGTCATCGCACATCCGACATATGCTTTAGGGTCGGGCAATTATTAATTGTTAAAATGTTAGCAACGgctcccaaaaaaaaaaaatcaacgggATTTGTTTTATACAATCTTGATATATTTAAATAGTtgctcattttattttattttattttgttttatcatcAAATCTAGTCTAGATAATGAAACAATATAATCTACTAAATAGAAGATCACATATCATTCATTCTCtgtttttgtgatttattttttcaGTGAAGCTCGAGAATGGGCGAAAGATGAGGCCACCCCACAAGATTGATGTTTTATTTAGTTATaagttattattaatttatgttaCATGCATGGTTTAGTTTGCACCTTAAAAAATGACTATACAACCTTCAAATTAATCCCCCATCCAAGATCAATCCAAgctaaaggaataaaaaaaaaaatgaagtccTCAAATATTCTTGTGATCTTAACAATTTTCTCAACATGTTGTTTCATTTGCTTAGCACAAAACTCCCCTCAAGACTACCTAGACGCGCACAATAAGGCTCGCGCTGAGGTTGGTGTCCCACCACTTTGTTGGGACGACAACCTTGCAGCCTATGCTAAGAACTTTACGGAATCAAAGATCGAAAGCTGTGAAATCACGAACTCCGGTGGGCCTTATGGTGAGAATATTGCGGATGGTTCTGATGATATGACGGCTACGGATGCCATGAATATTTGGGTAGATGAAAAGAAATACTATGACAATGCAACCAACTCGTGTGTTGAACGTCCGTGTGATCATTATACAAAAGTTATTTCCCGTGATACTCTTCGTCTTGGTTGTGCTAAAGCAGATTCGCCAGATTGTATGTTTGGATGgtcattttttctttgttgctaTGATCCACCAGGAAATTAATATGTACGTGATCGACCTTACTAGAGTTTCCATGTttaaattttcttcattttcatttttattttatgtcatgtAATCTAGATTAGTGCTGGTAATCCTTGTCCTATATGGGTAGCTAGCATGATATTTGCATCATATATAGAAATGAAGGACTCGATGCATATTGGGTGATTTGGGGGTTAAGGTTTCTCGATTTCTTCTTAAAAGTAgaaaagaagaaattttttatacatcTTTTAGATACAacatttttacaattttttttatttattttgtgtttaaTATCTCAACCATTGGATTAAACCAAGAGATAAGAAAGCTATGAAGCACTAAGATATATCAACCATACTAAGATATGTGACCAGTTTTGATCTCTCTGATAATGAATTCACCGGTGGAATTCCGATAGATTTTGCAAATTGCACTTACCTGAATACTGTTAAACTTGACAACAATATGCTAAAAGGGGAAATTCCAAAACAACATTTCCCAGCAATTGTTTCTTGGCGGTTAAGAAACTACATGATTCTCAATTTTGTATCAAAAGGTTTGAGCtagaaataattattttggGACAATATAGTCACCAAAACATACTTCCCTTGATTGGATTTTgcatagaagaagaaaaaaatgaaaattttttggTGTATGAATACATGTCAAATGGAAGACTTTCTGATTGGTTGAATGATGATACTACAAAATTAGGATGGACAAGGGTTATTAAAATTGCACTTGGTGTAGCAAGAGGTTTATGTTGTCTTCATCATAGTTTGCATATGGTTCATCTTAGTACAAGCTTAGAGTGTATCTTGTAATCCCTCATCCAAGATCAATCCAAgctaaaggaataaaaaaaatgaactcCTCAAATATTCTTGTAATCTTAACCATGCTGTCAACGTGCTGTTTCATTTGCTTAGCACAAAACACCCCTCACGACTACCTAGACGTGCACAATAAGGCTCCCGCCGAGGTTGGTGTCCCACCACTCTGTTGGGACGACACCCTTGCAGCCTATGCCATGAACTATTCTGAATCAAAGATCGAAAGTTGTGAAATGGTGCACTCCGGTGGGCCTTATGGCGAGAATCTTGAGGAGGCTTCTGACCCTGAAATGACGGCTACGGATGCCGTGAATTTTTGGCCGGATGATAAGAAATACTATAACAATGCAACGAACTCGTGTGTTCAAGATGAGTGTAGGCATTATACACAAGTTGTTTGGCATGATACTCTTCATCTTGGTTGTGATAAAGCACATTGTACGAAAGGATGGACGTTTATCATTTGTAGCTATGATCCACCAGGAAATTATGTAGGTGATCGACCTTAATTACTAGAGTTTCCAATGTAATCCAGATTAGTGCTGGTAATCCTTGTCCTATATGGCATGATATTTGCATCATAGAAATGAAGGTCTTGATGCATATTAggtttgttttgagggttaaggtctctcactctctccatttcttctcaaaagtagaaaagaagaaaggaaTGACTCAATTTATTAGAGAGCTAGATACATCGGAAGATTGACTCGATTCATTTCCAaagatattttgtttttgaaatagtCGATAGTTTGTAAACATAAAAATCTTATTTAGCGTTTTCGGTTCATATTTActgaacatttatttttttaggtcaATCACTTACTTCGGTACATACGTACCGAAATCATGTCATACTATGATGAATCTGCTTATCAAGCTAGCGTTAGCATAATGTCACATACCTTCGGTTTACAGGTACCGAAGTGACGTAGTTTCGGTTCGTACCTACCGAAACATTACAAGGGTAAACCGGTCAATATGGGGGGCCTGGGAGGAATATCACAGAgcttaaaaagcaattttctaaCCTATTATCCACTCAACCCAACCTAAAAATGATTGGGTTTATTAAAGTCGATCCAAAACCGTGAACTAATGGGCCAACCCATCAACTCGACCCATTTTGTACAATTCTATTGAATTTTCTcatgatggtttctctcccaacccccctcaattcttttctacccctgaatttctgtttttgcccctgggggtactgcggtttatacgaaccgaaataagctgacattctgataaatttcggtaaccacttaccgaaatctgggacatttcggttcgcaggtaccgaaacaattatttcggtaaacttctaccgaaaatggcctaattccagcgaccaacgtaccgaaatctatgacatttcggttcgcagataccgaacaaactgacgttcgttttttgtgtaccgaaaacgctaatgttcgatttgcagttaccgaaatggtctaatatttggcttcggtgaatacgaaccgaagttttttggcagaaatgtttcaaaccgcaaggggcaaacttggatttttgggggtagaaaagaattgaggggggttgggagagaaaccatctttTCTCATGCATGCATCCATCCGAAGACCATTGAccaataagcaataataatgtTAAATTACCAAAACTGGACATATCCATTTTCATTATGTTGTACCAGTCTAGTCTTcacatcatttttttcttttgtacaattcaattaattatgagaTTGACTTTTTGTATAAGTTCATATTATTTTCCATTGAATTATTGTTTGTTTTCCTcattgatttatgatgatgaccACTAAGAAAGAATCCATTTTGGTTTTTTCTCTTCCATATACGCGTCTCCGTATTTTTGCATTTTCCACTCACCAACATGCATCGCACTTTACCCATCTTTAACATTTTGCTTCAATCAAATCTAAGATATGCGTGAAAGAAACTCTAAAATTTCCCTCAAAAGTGTCAATGTCAAGAAAAGTATGATAATTTTTTCCAAAGAAAAAACGAGCTAATAACACTCTTTTTTCGATAAAACCTCTAATATTCACTCTCTACTTATGTGAAAAAACATGTGAATCTCATAGAACCTATTTTTAAAGTGAGAGACTAacattaattttaatcgatGATAAAATAAGTACTATTAAAGAGAGTCTTAAAATAAGAGtatttctaatttctaatttctaatttctaattaaTATTACTCCTCATAAAACAAATTGTGTTAATATTTTTCAGAACCCGTTCTACAAGCAAACTAAACAAcctagtcaaaaaaaaaaacgaaataaACAACTTTTCCATGAGATTAACTTGGCAAGTCAACATTTAAAAGACTTTATTTTTAGCAAACGAAATAATTGAAattccaaataaataaatgttatgTGGTGGACGTCCTATGAAATGCTATATAAAAAGCATAGATCACCAAACGTAGCCTATGTAGCTTAATCACTGGTGAGACACTAAGAAGTGAGAATCGCATGCATACTGAGCTCAAGTAAGCTTATACTAGACTGTTTAATTTCTCATTCAAGTTTTTGCTTTCTATCAACATTCTTTAGCAAATATATTTGCCAAATCCAGTGTCTTCAAAATTTATAAATGATActcacaaaataaataatattgtaAATTTACTTACGTGGCTAAATtatacataaataatttttcaaaagtaatCTAGACTTCACTTGCTAATTTTCATGTTGAATATGAATCATAGTTACTGATAAGTGGACAAGTTGCTCGAGCGGCGGCCCTTTAGGCTTGGCCCAAACATTTGTTGGGTCGCGGACTTTTCCTCTACACTATAATTCACAATGTTGTAAATTGGACCGTAGTATTGAAATACTACTCGGTAAATGGCTTGATTAATTAATTGACAAATAAACACTACAGTATTCTGTTTCAAAAAGCACTACAATATATCACTTTacttcatcaaagatgtagtcatAATTAGCCGAACTTCGTGATCAAGCCttgtaacattttagttttGAATCAGATTATTGTTCTAAGAGCATCACTCTTTGCCTTAATTTTCCTTCTTAACTCACCATTTCTTCTCCATATACATGCAGTCTCCGATTTTGTATATGCACTACCAGAATGgcttttcaaataaaaagggATATTCTACTCCAAATCTTCTTGTGCCTCAGTATGTTAATGACAAGTCAGAGTTCTGAAACTGATAATATTAAGAATACATTGGAAGACAAGCCAAACGATTTCTTTCAATCTTTCAAAGTTAGTCTTATTGTTGGTTATGTTTTTTCACTCTCTTTGTACTGTTATGCTGTGCATCAGtcgaagaaggagaagaaaaacAATCATCTAAACAAAGCTAAAGAATTGGTTAGATATATTTGTTTCATCACCAGCAGGAGGAAACAAATGGTAGTTAGTCAGATGCACAAATTGATAAATTTCCGACAGATACGCAAAGAACGCAAAGAGGTACTCTCCcattaattctttctttttaaataaactattcaAAAAAAGTTCAAATGTCATTAAAAATAGATAAGTTCTTACTGTCATTACGATCCACAGATCTCAGCTTTATTGGAAAGACTGACCTCAACAATATGGTTAGAAGAACTTTCTGCTGCAACTGACAGTTTTGCTATAGACAATGCCATTGGGGTGGGAAAGATGGGAATGATGTATCAAGGAAACCTACCTAATGGTCAATTACTAGCTGTTAAGAGACTATTAAACTCTCAATTATTTAAAAGGCAATTCCTTTTAGAAGCAACAATTTTGTGCAAGTACAGACACAAAAATATAGTACCCTTATTTGGGTTCTGCATTGAAGGAAATGATAGGCTTTTGGCATATCCGTACATGTCAAATGGAAGGCTTTCCAAATGGTTACATCCTTTGAAAAGTGAAGTTGTGAGATTGAAATGGCCTCAAAGAGCCAACATTGCACTTGGAATAGCAAGAGGGTTATCATGGCTCCATGATTTGCATACAGTGCATTTTAATATATGCTCACAATCTATATTGCTTGATGAGAATTTTGAACCCAAAATATCTAATTTTGGCGAGGCCAAATTTATGAATCCTAACATTGAGGATGATCTAGGCATAATGTTTAAAGTGAATGATGGGAAGACGAAGAAAGATGTGTATGACTTTGGAAGTGTGCTTTTTGAACTGATTACAGGGGAAACATACAATGAGCTGACTCGTTCATGCACCAGAACTAATATATGTGGTGACCCTTCAAATTTCTATAATGCCATTGATAAATCTCTAACTGGGGAAGGATTTGAAAATGAAGTTTGTGCTCTTCTAAAGATTGCTTGTGAGTGTGTTAAGCCTTTACCAGATCAAAGACCAACAATGCTAGAAGTTTACAACAATATAAGCAATGTAAAGAAGGGGCGACATGGCTATAGTGATGATTTTGACGCATTAAGGGGATCATCGGAAATTGTTTCGTCTAATTCTACAAACGAAATTATCGAGTTATAAATAATtagataagttttttttttgttggtctTAACACCAAGTTCTCAAGGGAAAGTTTGTTCAGAGTCATGTAAAGTCTGACAAATGATTTTTCTAGTTAGGATTTAAACTCGAGTTCTTTTGAACAAATCGTCCTTAGCTAAGGATATCATAATGCATCCATAGGTTTTGTTATGTTGGAAACATAATGTTACTCTATCATATATATCTAAAGTAGATGCATTTCAAACTccagttgatttttttttcttttgctgcTCAAGCATATATCTCTTAAACAATGTTTACATGAATTTAGTTTATTCCACCAAAATACGTTATGCTATTTAATTGCACTAAATTAGctcttcaatttttttgggTCTAAGATGGATCTTTAAGTCTTATGAAGTGCAcgatattatattttttaattgaattttcgTTTATTATCTACTACTCATTATGAGGTATTGTCCGCTTTAGGCTATGTGAGAGCCATCACGGTTTTTTCCTTTGTAAATGGCGTCTCAGTGGATTGAAGAGTGCGAGTGTTGTATATAACTATTCTTAGACTCGATTTccaagcaatgtgagacttttaGGTGTACCAAAAcaatatttataactaaaataattttttagattttttttttttatcaaaattttgagactTAAAGCTTTTGCTCTAATTTTGTTACAGAGTGTTAGTTTTGATTGAGATACTGTATTTAATTTAAGTTTAGAGACTGTTTGTAAATGAGGGATGCAATATGATTGTGATAGTTATAAACTTATAATTGTGAGTAGGAAATTAGTGGTATAATGTGATGACTAATGTGGTATAATGAGGAGACCCGATTCCACGAAACTACTGAAGTCAATGACAAAGTCAATGATGTTACTGAACCTGGAAACCACAAAAGGGTTTagaaaataattgaatataagaaagaagaatCTTCATACCTATGTATATAAATGTTCACTTCATAATTCATTTAAGCAAACTCTAGCATTTTGCAAAGAAGTGAATGTAAGAACTAGTGGCAATTTGTGGGAATATATATCTTCATTACATCAAAAGGGCCTTCCAGGATGCATATTACTGGCCACATGATCTTTCTAGTAACGACTTCTCTGGTGAGATTCTAatgaataataatttgatttagcttacactattttttttttgtcaagtaacatagtggctagaaattccacccttaaggtggataagtgagatgtcCGGAGTTCCAACTCCGATccatgcatatataatgcattgtttataccaactgagttaaactcacggaGACTAgcttacaatattttttaacgGTGTTGTTATAGTGATTCCAACAAATAATCATCTATTGAGCTTTAAATTTATACCATCCAATTTAAATCGTAAAACCTGCAACATAGTGATTGTGTGATTACATCCTTCCCTGACTGCATGGAATACATTTAGTACAGCTTGTACTCAAGTCCTTCGAATTACTAATTAGTTCTAATAGCCAACTTAGGAAAGAAACTATAGCCGTTCTCTTTCgaaaatactttttattttattttaattttaatataattatgtCATGGAAGAtgtattatataaaattttatttaattttgatatcaTTTAGccttaatttgttttatttttccattttctgCAAACTCACTTTTCTTCTCCAACATATTTGTACACTCTCAGTTTTTGTATCTGCACGGAATGGCTGTCCAAATAAAAAGGAATATTCTCTTGCATACCTTCTTTTTGTGCTCTTTGCTCAGTATCTTAAAGATAAGTCATGGAACTGAGACTGATATCTTGTGTTTAAAATCTATTAAGAATTCCTTGGAAGACCCAAATAATTACTTAACCTCGAGCTGGAACCTCAACAACAATACCGAAGGTTTCATATGTGATTTCGATGGTGTTGAATGTTGGCATCCTGATGAGAATAGAGTACTAAATCTCAAACTATCGAACATGGGATTGAAGGGCCAGTTTCCGCGGGGAATTGTGAATTGCACTTCGTTGACAGGATTAGACCTTTCAGTCAACGACCTTTCAGGACCCATTCCATCTGATATATCAGAAATACTCAGATTTGTTACCACCATTGATCTCTCTGCTAACAGATTCACCGGTGAAATTCCAACAGCTTTAGCAAATTGCACATACCTGAATACTCTTAAACTTGACGACAATATGCTAACAGGTGAAATTCCAAAAGAGTTTGCCTCGCTTATCAGGCTAAAAACTATTGATTTTGCTGACAATCAAT
This portion of the Trifolium pratense cultivar HEN17-A07 linkage group LG3, ARS_RC_1.1, whole genome shotgun sequence genome encodes:
- the LOC123918108 gene encoding probably inactive leucine-rich repeat receptor-like protein kinase At5g48380 isoform X1, whose product is MEFSEQFKDSFRQGLIAGYIFTATFAIVFYMFYCLPTQIIKLRKNKNLRHKKTREVSKFPKKDLKQEKIKEKLKKVRQKEKMLPVELLEKRIQINKVGRLTYRINFTKLCHATNYFSKDNVIGVGVFGIMYKATFPKNCFLAVKKLHDSQFCIKRFELEIMILGQYSHQNILPLIGFCIEEEKNERILVYEYMSNGRLSDWLNDDTTKLGWTRVIKIALGVARGLCCLHHSLHMVHLSISLECILLGDDFEPKISNFGGAMFMNNDLNKSIRFEKKDVYDFGCFLFELIKGNKFGQRHDCLGNNNVPFATYTYPNHMNLLEDHFGFYDAMDETLNKIEFEDEVSALLRVACDCVHPIHEKRPTMLEVYNKMGSIWEKDEIFEDHDQFGLMHNS
- the LOC123918108 gene encoding probably inactive leucine-rich repeat receptor-like protein kinase At5g48380 isoform X2, which translates into the protein MANVCLTLTHYLQSIGEYIDEQKLKKVRQKEKMLPVELLEKRIQINKVGRLTYRINFTKLCHATNYFSKDNVIGVGVFGIMYKATFPKNCFLAVKKLHDSQFCIKRFELEIMILGQYSHQNILPLIGFCIEEEKNERILVYEYMSNGRLSDWLNDDTTKLGWTRVIKIALGVARGLCCLHHSLHMVHLSISLECILLGDDFEPKISNFGGAMFMNNDLNKSIRFEKKDVYDFGCFLFELIKGNKFGQRHDCLGNNNVPFATYTYPNHMNLLEDHFGFYDAMDETLNKIEFEDEVSALLRVACDCVHPIHEKRPTMLEVYNKMGSIWEKDEIFEDHDQFGLMHNS
- the LOC123914634 gene encoding pathogenesis-related protein 1A-like codes for the protein MKSSNILVILTIFSTCCFICLAQNSPQDYLDAHNKARAEVGVPPLCWDDNLAAYAKNFTESKIESCEITNSGGPYGENIADGSDDMTATDAMNIWVDEKKYYDNATNSCVERPCDHYTKVISRDTLRLGCAKADSPDCMFGWSFFLCCYDPPGN
- the LOC123918109 gene encoding basic form of pathogenesis-related protein 1-like, with the protein product MNSSNILVILTMLSTCCFICLAQNTPHDYLDVHNKAPAEVGVPPLCWDDTLAAYAMNYSESKIESCEMVHSGGPYGENLEEASDPEMTATDAVNFWPDDKKYYNNATNSCVQDECRHYTQVVWHDTLHLGCDKAHCTKGWTFIICSYDPPGNYVGDRP
- the LOC123918107 gene encoding probably inactive leucine-rich repeat receptor-like protein kinase At5g48380, with amino-acid sequence MHTELNLRFCICTTRMAFQIKRDILLQIFLCLSMLMTSQSSETDNIKNTLEDKPNDFFQSFKVSLIVGYVFSLSLYCYAVHQSKKEKKNNHLNKAKELVRYICFITSRRKQMVVSQMHKLINFRQIRKERKEISALLERLTSTIWLEELSAATDSFAIDNAIGVGKMGMMYQGNLPNGQLLAVKRLLNSQLFKRQFLLEATILCKYRHKNIVPLFGFCIEGNDRLLAYPYMSNGRLSKWLHPLKSEVVRLKWPQRANIALGIARGLSWLHDLHTVHFNICSQSILLDENFEPKISNFGEAKFMNPNIEDDLGIMFKVNDGKTKKDVYDFGSVLFELITGETYNELTRSCTRTNICGDPSNFYNAIDKSLTGEGFENEVCALLKIACECVKPLPDQRPTMLEVYNNISNVKKGRHGYSDDFDALRGSSEIVSSNSTNEIIEL